A part of Actinomycetota bacterium genomic DNA contains:
- the dapB gene encoding 4-hydroxy-tetrahydrodipicolinate reductase: protein MKVGVCGAGGRMGREVCRAVSDEADLHLVCAVDPAFEGKRLAELVPGLDTDLLVRGDVGAMAEAGVEVMVDFTVAQAARANLPRVLREGIPCVVGTTGFTAQDLGELERAAAEGGVGCLVAPNFAIGAVLMMDFARRAARYLEECEIVELHHPAKLDAPSGTARNTARLVLEARGEREVEEREEGPRGLSVGGIRIHSVRLPGLVAHQEVIFGGKGQVLTIRHDSLDRTSFMPGVLLAVRKVGALSGLVLGLEKVMDL, encoded by the coding sequence ATGAAGGTTGGCGTGTGCGGTGCGGGGGGTCGCATGGGAAGGGAGGTCTGCCGGGCGGTTAGCGACGAGGCGGACCTCCATCTGGTATGCGCGGTGGACCCGGCCTTCGAGGGGAAGAGGCTCGCGGAGCTGGTCCCCGGATTGGATACCGACCTTCTGGTCCGGGGAGATGTGGGGGCCATGGCGGAGGCCGGAGTGGAGGTGATGGTGGATTTCACCGTGGCGCAGGCGGCCCGCGCCAACCTGCCGCGGGTTCTGCGGGAGGGTATCCCATGCGTGGTAGGGACCACGGGGTTCACCGCGCAGGACCTGGGGGAGCTGGAACGGGCGGCCGCGGAGGGAGGGGTGGGATGCCTGGTGGCTCCCAATTTCGCGATAGGCGCGGTGCTGATGATGGACTTCGCCCGGCGCGCCGCCCGGTACCTGGAGGAATGCGAGATAGTGGAGCTGCATCACCCGGCCAAGCTGGACGCTCCTTCGGGCACCGCCCGGAACACCGCGCGCCTGGTGCTCGAGGCACGGGGAGAGCGGGAGGTGGAGGAGAGGGAGGAGGGCCCGCGGGGACTGTCCGTGGGCGGGATACGCATCCACTCCGTGCGACTTCCCGGACTGGTGGCCCACCAGGAGGTCATCTTCGGGGGGAAGGGGCAGGTGCTCACCATACGCCACGATTCGCTGGACCGCACCTCATTCATGCCGGGGGTGCTGCTGGCCGTGCGCAAGGTGGGTGCCCTTTCCGGCCTGGTCCTGGGGCTGGAAAAGGTCATGGACCTTTAG
- a CDS encoding polyribonucleotide nucleotidyltransferase, producing MTNGEVKRFSAELFGKTVRFEVGKLASLADGAVVISCGGTDILVTAMGSKNEVDRDFFPLVVDVEERMYAAGKIPGGFFRREGRPSEKSILTARLIDRPLRPNFPEGMRIEVQVIATILSVDQINHPDVLAVNGASAALCISDIPFNGPVGAVRVGLFPEGLAINPTIPEMERSTLDLVVAGVLDPESNEVDIIMVEAGASQVSEADLVEAMEFSKQGIREMIRLQQQMIQEVGKPKREVNLRKYDFEAVEKRFPDMRAKVENLLREIARNQLEKPERDKALENLLNEFTLAAEIEGTTEEFLASLKEYFDQLVGKAMRRMIVEEDLRVDGRRPEDIRPITCEVGLVSRTHGSGLFARGLTQVLTLLTLGPISDMQRIDDLSPEESKRFMHHYNFPPFCVGETGILRGPRRREIGHGALAERALVTLIPDEEEFPYTIRLVSEVLSSNGSTSMASVCASSLALMDAGVPVKDKKAVGGIAMGLIKEEDRTVVLTDIQGIEDKYGDMDFKVAGTEDGVTALQMDMKIRGISVETLEKALEQAREARLYVLKKMRETIAEPRAELSPYAPRVISFEVPVDKIREVIGPGGKVIHRIITEHDVELDIEDDGRVFITAKDLASAEAAKKMVEQIIREAQPGEQFEGTVTRTTSFGAFVEYLPGKEGLIHISKLSDRRVDRVEDVLNVGDKIRVEVMEIDKLGRVNLRGLDLKVPEETVVAGAAREEGKPKGFKDTRSQPRHSPGSQGRQSPRNRGKGEGNRFKQDRRNW from the coding sequence ATGACCAACGGAGAAGTGAAGAGGTTCTCGGCCGAACTGTTCGGCAAGACCGTCCGTTTCGAGGTGGGAAAACTTGCCAGCCTCGCCGACGGAGCGGTGGTGATCTCCTGCGGAGGAACGGACATCCTGGTGACCGCCATGGGTTCCAAGAACGAGGTGGACCGCGATTTCTTTCCCTTGGTGGTGGACGTAGAGGAAAGAATGTACGCGGCGGGGAAGATCCCCGGGGGGTTCTTCCGCCGGGAGGGCCGCCCTTCGGAAAAGTCCATATTGACCGCACGGCTTATCGACCGCCCCCTGCGGCCCAACTTCCCGGAGGGGATGCGCATAGAGGTGCAGGTTATAGCCACCATCCTCTCCGTGGACCAGATAAATCACCCCGACGTGCTGGCGGTTAACGGGGCCTCGGCGGCCCTTTGCATCTCCGACATCCCCTTCAACGGGCCGGTAGGCGCGGTCAGGGTGGGCCTCTTCCCGGAGGGTCTGGCCATCAACCCAACCATCCCGGAGATGGAGAGGAGCACCCTGGACCTGGTGGTGGCCGGGGTCCTGGACCCGGAGAGCAACGAGGTGGACATCATCATGGTGGAGGCGGGGGCCTCCCAGGTCTCGGAGGCCGACCTGGTGGAAGCCATGGAGTTCTCTAAACAGGGCATACGGGAGATGATCCGCCTCCAGCAGCAAATGATCCAGGAGGTGGGCAAGCCCAAGCGGGAGGTGAACCTGCGCAAGTACGACTTCGAGGCGGTGGAGAAACGCTTTCCGGACATGAGGGCCAAGGTGGAGAACCTCCTGCGGGAGATTGCCCGCAACCAGCTGGAGAAGCCGGAGAGGGACAAGGCCCTGGAGAATCTCCTTAACGAGTTCACGCTGGCGGCGGAGATCGAAGGAACCACTGAGGAATTTTTGGCCTCCCTCAAGGAATATTTTGACCAGCTGGTGGGAAAGGCCATGCGCCGCATGATCGTGGAGGAAGATCTGCGGGTGGACGGCAGGCGCCCGGAGGATATTCGGCCCATCACCTGCGAGGTGGGGCTGGTGTCACGGACCCACGGATCGGGCCTCTTCGCCCGGGGACTTACCCAGGTGCTTACCCTCCTCACCCTGGGGCCCATAAGCGACATGCAGCGCATCGACGACCTCTCCCCCGAGGAGAGCAAGCGCTTCATGCACCATTACAACTTCCCGCCCTTCTGCGTGGGGGAGACGGGCATCCTGCGGGGTCCGCGGCGAAGGGAGATCGGGCACGGGGCCCTGGCGGAGAGGGCCCTGGTCACCCTCATCCCGGACGAAGAGGAGTTTCCCTACACCATACGCCTGGTCTCCGAGGTCCTCTCCTCCAACGGGTCCACCTCCATGGCCTCGGTATGCGCCTCCAGCCTGGCTCTCATGGACGCCGGCGTGCCTGTCAAGGACAAGAAGGCGGTAGGGGGCATCGCCATGGGGCTGATCAAGGAGGAGGACCGCACGGTGGTGCTCACCGACATCCAGGGCATCGAGGACAAGTACGGGGATATGGACTTCAAGGTGGCCGGCACCGAGGATGGGGTAACGGCCCTCCAGATGGACATGAAGATTCGCGGCATCTCCGTGGAGACCCTGGAAAAGGCACTGGAACAGGCCCGTGAAGCCCGTCTCTACGTCCTGAAGAAGATGCGGGAGACCATCGCCGAACCCCGGGCCGAGCTCTCCCCCTACGCCCCCCGGGTGATATCCTTCGAGGTCCCAGTGGACAAGATACGCGAGGTCATCGGCCCCGGCGGCAAGGTCATCCACCGCATCATCACCGAGCACGACGTGGAGCTGGACATAGAGGACGACGGCAGGGTATTCATCACCGCCAAGGACCTGGCCAGCGCGGAGGCGGCCAAGAAGATGGTGGAACAGATCATCCGCGAGGCCCAGCCGGGCGAGCAGTTCGAGGGAACGGTCACCCGGACCACCAGCTTCGGCGCCTTCGTGGAGTACCTGCCCGGAAAGGAGGGTCTCATTCATATCTCCAAGTTGTCCGACAGGCGCGTGGACCGCGTGGAGGACGTGCTCAACGTGGGTGACAAGATCCGGGTGGAGGTCATGGAGATAGACAAGCTGGGTCGGGTGAACCTGCGCGGTTTAGACCTGAAGGTTCCGGAGGAGACCGTGGTGGCGGGAGCCGCGAGGGAGGAGGGAAAGCCCAAGGGGTTCAAGGATACCCGCTCCCAGCCCCGCCATTCCCCGGGTTCCCAGGGCCGGCAGTCCCCGCGCAACCGGGGCAAGGGGGAGGGCAACCGGTTCAAGCAGGACAGGAGAAACTGGTAA
- a CDS encoding pitrilysin family protein gives MRETGYLRTENANGIRILTEKMPHLRSVTTGFWVGVGSRDEPQELSGISHFIEHLLFKGTERRSARRIAEEFDAIGGELNAFSAKEYTCYYAKVLDENLGQAMDIMVDMLLHSRLSPRDVDAERKVILEEIAMHEDSPDDIIHDLFVSALWESHPLGQSVLGNQNVIRTLHSEDIRDFFDKYYYPENIVVAVAGNVEHEDIVEMVEGLMAVDGGRGRHVRHCVVPEVRPHTVVYDRPTEQAHIVMGTQGLPRRHPSRFALAVLDNILGGGMSSRLFQKIREERSLVYSIFSYHSMYVETGLVAIYAGASPENAPAVMELIKEEIDLLLEKGITGEELERAKGHIKGNLVLSLEDSGSRMTRLGKAEISGGEILSLDELLRRVEEVTVDDVQKLAHELFGSRRLVAVIIGPFGDREFQAHLF, from the coding sequence ATGAGGGAAACCGGGTACCTGCGCACGGAGAACGCCAACGGCATACGCATCCTCACCGAGAAGATGCCCCACCTGCGGAGCGTAACCACCGGCTTCTGGGTGGGGGTGGGCTCGAGGGACGAGCCCCAGGAACTCTCCGGCATCAGCCATTTCATCGAACACCTCCTTTTCAAGGGCACCGAGAGGCGCTCCGCCCGGCGCATAGCGGAGGAGTTCGATGCCATTGGCGGGGAGCTGAACGCCTTCTCGGCCAAGGAGTACACCTGCTATTACGCCAAGGTACTGGACGAAAACCTGGGGCAGGCCATGGACATCATGGTGGACATGCTCCTGCACTCGCGCCTCTCTCCTCGGGACGTCGACGCGGAGCGCAAGGTCATCCTGGAAGAAATAGCCATGCACGAGGACTCGCCCGACGACATCATCCACGACCTCTTCGTCTCCGCGCTGTGGGAGTCCCATCCGCTCGGACAGAGCGTGCTGGGCAACCAGAACGTCATACGCACCCTGCATAGCGAGGACATAAGGGATTTCTTCGACAAGTACTATTACCCGGAGAACATCGTGGTGGCCGTGGCCGGGAACGTTGAACACGAGGACATCGTGGAGATGGTGGAGGGGCTGATGGCCGTGGATGGGGGACGCGGCCGGCATGTCCGCCACTGCGTGGTCCCGGAGGTAAGGCCCCATACCGTGGTCTACGACCGGCCCACGGAGCAGGCCCACATCGTCATGGGAACCCAGGGGCTCCCGAGGCGCCACCCGTCCCGCTTTGCCCTGGCCGTCCTGGACAACATCCTGGGAGGAGGGATGAGTTCCAGGCTTTTCCAGAAGATCAGGGAGGAAAGGTCCCTGGTGTATTCCATCTTCTCCTACCATTCCATGTACGTGGAGACGGGCCTGGTGGCGATATACGCCGGCGCCAGCCCGGAGAACGCCCCCGCGGTCATGGAGCTGATCAAGGAGGAGATCGACCTGCTGCTGGAGAAGGGGATCACCGGGGAGGAACTGGAACGCGCCAAGGGCCACATCAAGGGGAACCTGGTCCTCAGCCTGGAGGACAGCGGAAGCCGCATGACCCGCCTGGGAAAGGCAGAGATAAGCGGGGGCGAGATATTGAGCCTGGACGAGCTGCTGCGGAGGGTGGAAGAGGTGACCGTGGACGACGTCCAGAAGCTGGCCCACGAACTCTTCGGCTCCCGGCGGCTGGTAGCCGTGATCATCGGTCCCTTCGGGGACCGGGAATTCCAGGCCCACCTCTTCTGA